A portion of the Segatella copri DSM 18205 genome contains these proteins:
- the pafA gene encoding alkaline phosphatase PafA — protein MNKIIKLIFVLCCFCGIAQAQPQRPKLVVGIVIDQMRWDYLYRYYARYGEGGFKRMLGEGFSVENCKIPYIPSVTAIGHSSIWTGSVPSIHGIAGNNFVKDGKVVNCTADDTVNPVGSDSKAGKMSPCNLWVTTIGDELRLATNNRSKVIGVALKDRASILPAGHHANGAFWFDDKSGKFITSTFYMDKLPEWVNKFNKQKLPNKYLSKKWETLYPIDSYKESTSDDNNYENGIVEGEKAVLPLDLPTLYKKHGYKILRSTPFGCNLTFDIAKAAIEGENLGRNTDTDLLTISCSSTDYIGHQVGVNAIETEDCYLRLDKALADFFAYLDQTIGKGNYLTFLTADHGGVNNATFLQDQRIPAGIWNKKGLVDELNKSLKTKFNTDKDLVKTIMNYQVFFNTDIIEELGLDYTAIKQVVVDRLKKDKDVHYAFDMEKTSIESIPEELKFRAINGYNRERSGGVQIVLKPGHYDYYSSKGTTHGVWNPYDIHIPCLFMGWGIQHGESAQPHYMTDIAATVCAMLHIQAPNGCIGTPIF, from the coding sequence ATGAATAAGATTATCAAACTCATCTTCGTGCTCTGCTGCTTCTGCGGCATTGCACAGGCTCAGCCTCAACGTCCTAAGCTCGTTGTAGGCATCGTTATCGACCAGATGCGATGGGATTATCTCTATCGCTACTACGCCCGCTACGGCGAAGGCGGATTCAAGAGAATGCTCGGAGAAGGATTCAGCGTAGAAAACTGCAAGATTCCTTACATTCCTTCGGTTACAGCCATCGGCCACTCTTCTATCTGGACCGGTTCCGTTCCTTCCATCCACGGAATTGCAGGAAATAACTTCGTGAAAGATGGAAAGGTAGTGAATTGTACTGCCGACGATACCGTCAACCCTGTAGGTTCCGACAGCAAGGCTGGCAAGATGTCGCCTTGCAATCTGTGGGTAACCACCATCGGCGATGAACTCCGTCTGGCTACCAACAACCGCTCTAAGGTGATTGGTGTAGCCTTGAAAGACAGAGCATCCATCCTCCCTGCGGGCCATCACGCCAATGGCGCTTTCTGGTTTGATGACAAGTCGGGCAAGTTCATCACCAGTACTTTCTATATGGATAAGTTGCCAGAGTGGGTGAACAAGTTCAACAAGCAGAAACTCCCAAACAAGTATCTTTCCAAGAAATGGGAGACGCTCTACCCTATCGATTCCTACAAGGAAAGCACCAGCGATGACAACAACTACGAGAATGGAATTGTTGAAGGCGAAAAGGCAGTATTGCCACTCGACCTGCCTACCTTATATAAAAAGCATGGTTACAAGATTCTCCGCAGTACCCCATTCGGCTGCAACCTGACTTTCGATATTGCCAAGGCTGCCATTGAGGGAGAAAATCTGGGTAGAAACACAGATACTGATTTGCTGACCATCAGCTGCTCCAGCACCGACTACATCGGACATCAGGTGGGCGTGAACGCCATCGAAACAGAGGATTGCTATCTCAGATTAGATAAGGCATTGGCAGATTTCTTCGCTTATCTCGACCAGACCATAGGCAAGGGAAATTATCTCACCTTCCTCACCGCCGACCATGGAGGCGTAAACAACGCAACCTTCCTGCAGGATCAACGAATCCCTGCCGGCATCTGGAACAAGAAGGGACTGGTAGATGAATTGAACAAGAGTCTGAAGACAAAGTTCAACACCGACAAGGACCTCGTGAAGACCATCATGAACTATCAGGTATTCTTCAATACAGACATCATCGAGGAACTCGGTCTGGATTACACAGCCATCAAGCAGGTGGTAGTAGACAGACTGAAGAAAGACAAGGACGTGCACTATGCCTTCGACATGGAGAAGACCTCTATCGAGAGCATCCCTGAAGAGCTGAAGTTCCGCGCTATTAACGGTTATAACCGCGAGCGCAGCGGAGGTGTTCAGATTGTACTGAAACCAGGTCACTACGATTATTACAGCAGCAAGGGAACTACCCACGGAGTATGGAATCCATACGATATCCATATTCCTTGCCTGTTTATGGGTTGGGGCATCCAGCACGGCGAGAGTGCCCAGCCTCACTATATGACAGATATTGCCGCTACCGTTTGTGCGATGCTGCATATTCAGGCACCTAATGGCTGCATCGGCACACCGATATTCTAA
- a CDS encoding heavy metal translocating P-type ATPase, whose translation MKSKLFLIGATIILLIIAVFIEKEYSLATWQLLLVYLIPYLLIGHETLGEAAEGIAKGDMFNENFLMAIATIGALCIGFFPGSDTEFPEAVFVMLFYQVGELFEGYAEGKSRDSISHLMNIRPDVANVERNGKVESVSPEDVKIGETIVIRPGEKVPLDGIVVEGSSALNTVALTGESMPRDLNEGDTIMSGCINLSGVVRVRTTKSFGESTVSKIISLVESADKNKSKSEAFITRFARVYTPIVVFAAIALAVIPPFLAATGIVGEGTFGENFPLWLNRALIFLVVSCPCALVISVPLTFFGGIGGASRNGILIKGSNYMDALAKVGTVVFDKTGTLTHGEFAVAAVHADTSCPDHSSHDADNVHIGEYSDKEKILLHLAAHAEHFTTHPIGAALRTAFPQEATDGCEVTNVEEIAGQGIRAKVNGKVVCVGNKKMMESIGAQWHDCNQVGTIIHVAIDGKYAGHIVINDTHKGGSAHAIRELKELGVEKTVMLTGDRREVGEDVAHKLGLDECRAELLPTDKVSHVEQLLKTKPAGKTLAYVGDGINDAPVLKRADVGIAMGGLGSDAAIEAADVVLMDDDPRKIDLAVKIARRTIHIAHENVIFAIGVKVAVLILATIGLGTMWMAVFADVGVTVLAVLNAMRSLGKNRLFYR comes from the coding sequence TTGAAATCCAAACTCTTTCTGATAGGAGCAACCATCATCCTCCTGATTATCGCTGTTTTCATCGAAAAGGAATACAGTCTGGCTACCTGGCAGTTGCTCCTCGTCTATCTCATTCCTTATTTATTAATAGGACACGAGACGCTAGGCGAAGCTGCAGAAGGTATTGCCAAGGGCGATATGTTTAACGAAAACTTTCTGATGGCTATTGCAACCATCGGAGCACTTTGCATCGGATTCTTCCCAGGATCAGATACAGAATTCCCGGAGGCAGTCTTTGTGATGCTCTTCTATCAGGTGGGCGAACTCTTCGAAGGATATGCAGAAGGAAAGAGCCGCGACAGCATCTCGCATCTGATGAATATCCGACCGGATGTAGCGAATGTTGAAAGAAACGGAAAAGTAGAGTCGGTTTCGCCGGAAGACGTCAAGATAGGAGAAACTATCGTAATCCGTCCGGGAGAGAAAGTTCCATTGGATGGTATTGTTGTTGAGGGAAGCTCAGCCTTGAATACCGTTGCACTGACAGGTGAGAGTATGCCACGGGATTTGAATGAAGGCGATACTATCATGTCCGGTTGCATCAACCTTTCAGGAGTAGTTCGTGTACGCACCACCAAGAGTTTTGGCGAGAGTACCGTATCCAAGATTATTTCTCTGGTAGAGAGTGCAGACAAGAACAAGTCGAAGAGCGAGGCTTTCATCACCCGTTTCGCCCGAGTCTATACTCCTATCGTTGTTTTCGCAGCCATTGCCCTGGCGGTTATTCCTCCATTCCTGGCAGCTACGGGAATCGTAGGTGAAGGAACCTTTGGCGAGAACTTCCCATTATGGCTCAACCGCGCCTTGATATTCCTGGTAGTTTCCTGTCCTTGCGCCCTGGTCATCAGCGTGCCCCTCACCTTCTTTGGCGGCATCGGCGGAGCATCCCGGAATGGTATTCTCATCAAGGGCAGCAACTATATGGATGCTTTAGCCAAGGTGGGAACCGTTGTGTTCGACAAGACGGGTACCTTGACCCACGGAGAGTTTGCCGTAGCAGCTGTTCATGCAGACACTTCCTGCCCAGACCATTCATCCCATGATGCAGATAATGTGCATATTGGCGAATATTCTGACAAGGAGAAAATCCTGCTTCATCTGGCAGCTCATGCCGAGCATTTCACCACTCATCCTATCGGCGCAGCCCTGCGTACTGCCTTCCCGCAAGAAGCAACAGATGGCTGCGAGGTGACCAATGTAGAGGAAATTGCCGGACAGGGTATCCGTGCCAAAGTGAACGGCAAGGTGGTTTGCGTGGGCAACAAGAAGATGATGGAAAGCATCGGCGCCCAATGGCACGACTGCAATCAGGTGGGAACCATCATCCACGTCGCCATTGATGGCAAGTATGCGGGACATATTGTGATCAACGACACCCATAAGGGAGGAAGCGCCCATGCCATCAGAGAGCTGAAAGAACTGGGAGTAGAGAAAACGGTAATGCTGACGGGTGACCGCAGAGAAGTGGGAGAAGATGTTGCCCACAAACTGGGACTGGACGAGTGCCGCGCAGAACTGCTGCCAACCGATAAGGTTTCGCATGTAGAACAACTGCTGAAGACAAAACCAGCAGGCAAGACGCTCGCTTATGTAGGCGATGGCATCAACGATGCCCCTGTATTGAAGCGTGCCGATGTGGGCATTGCCATGGGTGGACTGGGTAGCGATGCTGCCATCGAAGCTGCCGATGTAGTACTGATGGATGATGACCCTAGAAAGATTGACCTTGCCGTAAAGATAGCCAGAAGAACCATTCATATCGCTCACGAGAACGTGATATTTGCCATCGGAGTGAAGGTTGCCGTACTGATTCTCGCCACCATTGGTCTCGGCACCATGTGGATGGCAGTCTTTGCCGATGTAGGTGTTACGGTACTGGCTGTATTGAACGCCATGAGAAGTTTGGGTAAAAATCGTCTTTTTTATCGTTAA
- a CDS encoding tyrosine-type recombinase/integrase encodes MKSQKAEQTTKDAIKKQKTNKRGDKCLVKFTSSNGSVYGSLTLDIRKAGDYSQPIPVAVRVCHGGQKAFLRLGRAYTLQEWLDICEYEKTGRRVQMAERDEMKNQMEKIRQLINELIDTNTFSLRKLQDIYQGKKDENTTIYSIWEEYMQGKLNEGKAGSARCNKDVYRRFVKDMGTDVAFADIDKAFVQEWGRRMKKSGLGITTIAIGLRSFRTIVNICISRGLVKGDTKEMFKDSGYNKSQSRKHEFLDTATMRMLYDFWKKDEAVDENGHELYMPREKQAIFRDLGLFLFMYLGDGQNLADTLRLTYDDWYYSTHGKQMRFLRHKTRDRNESASEVIFPITPELKAILDKYGNEPRLGRRVFPIMSDEITPEQEVWVIQRYNRYIREHMKKVADMLGMEQKPSPTWARHSFATNLNNSGVVPYKYISDSMGHSGGGDITSNYIGAYPLAKMLEYNHYLLNSNPPKVKTKKADNKQLIEMLMGLSEEEKKAIVAALS; translated from the coding sequence ATGAAGTCACAAAAAGCGGAACAAACCACAAAAGATGCTATAAAGAAGCAGAAAACCAACAAGAGGGGAGACAAGTGCCTTGTCAAATTCACGTCTTCCAACGGTAGTGTATATGGGTCTTTGACTCTTGACATTCGTAAGGCTGGCGATTATAGTCAGCCTATTCCTGTTGCCGTGCGTGTTTGTCATGGAGGACAGAAAGCTTTCCTTAGGCTGGGAAGGGCTTATACTTTGCAAGAGTGGTTGGATATTTGTGAATACGAGAAAACTGGGCGACGTGTCCAGATGGCGGAACGTGACGAGATGAAGAATCAAATGGAGAAGATTCGCCAGCTTATAAACGAATTGATTGACACCAATACCTTCTCGCTTCGCAAACTTCAAGACATATACCAGGGCAAGAAGGATGAGAATACAACCATCTATTCCATTTGGGAAGAGTACATGCAGGGCAAACTCAACGAAGGCAAAGCTGGCTCTGCAAGATGCAACAAGGACGTGTACAGACGCTTCGTCAAGGATATGGGTACCGATGTTGCTTTTGCAGATATTGATAAGGCTTTTGTGCAGGAATGGGGGAGGCGAATGAAAAAGTCCGGCCTTGGCATAACAACCATTGCCATCGGTTTGCGTAGCTTCAGGACTATCGTCAATATCTGCATATCAAGAGGACTTGTAAAGGGCGACACAAAGGAAATGTTCAAAGATTCTGGCTACAACAAGTCCCAAAGTCGCAAGCACGAATTTCTTGATACGGCAACCATGCGTATGCTGTATGACTTTTGGAAGAAGGATGAAGCCGTTGATGAAAATGGGCATGAGTTGTATATGCCACGAGAGAAGCAAGCTATTTTCCGTGACCTTGGACTCTTCCTGTTCATGTATCTTGGCGATGGGCAGAACCTTGCCGATACACTCCGCCTGACATATGATGATTGGTACTATTCAACCCACGGAAAGCAGATGCGATTTCTCCGCCACAAGACACGCGACAGAAACGAAAGCGCCAGTGAGGTAATCTTCCCAATAACTCCGGAGCTAAAAGCCATTCTTGACAAGTATGGAAACGAACCTCGCTTGGGTAGAAGAGTGTTTCCGATAATGAGTGATGAGATAACGCCTGAACAGGAAGTGTGGGTTATTCAGAGATACAACCGCTACATTCGGGAACACATGAAGAAAGTCGCTGATATGCTTGGAATGGAGCAAAAGCCTTCACCAACATGGGCAAGACATAGTTTTGCAACCAACCTTAATAATTCGGGTGTGGTTCCTTACAAGTACATAAGCGACAGCATGGGGCATAGTGGCGGTGGTGACATCACTTCAAACTATATTGGTGCTTATCCTCTGGCCAAAATGCTGGAGTACAACCACTACTTGCTTAACTCCAACCCTCCAAAAGTAAAGACAAAGAAGGCAGACAACAAGCAGCTGATTGAAATGCTGATGGGGTTGAGCGAGGAAGAGAAGAAAGCAATAGTCGCTGCTTTGTCGTAA
- a CDS encoding PDDEXK nuclease domain-containing protein, producing the protein MNYTIMANESTTYLHDGMELPVEDWSQNTHSFDELTKIIRDTHDAAQTTAVKAINRMQTMRNWLYGYYIIEFEQHGKDRAEYGTQLLKRLEERVNRKGLTETLFKNSRKFYRLYPQMVENIIGVISPTVSDKLLETKDASGLCDTQMTENEHIENSPTVSDGFRTTGQMIISRLSFSHIVEIMTVDDPLARYFYEQECIKCTWSVRELRRQISTNLYVRTGISSNPEKMLSLPSLQGHDNNELQIRQPFTFEFLGLKANEVVGEKDIENALIDHLQDFLLELGKGFCFESRQKRIIIDDDYYYPDLVFYNRILHCGVIIELKDEEFSHQNLGQLNAYVSHYKEHEMQPGDNPPIGILLCTRKGKKMVEYALAGMDNQLFVSTYMLQLPDKKTLEEFLLKQLEK; encoded by the coding sequence ATGAATTATACAATCATGGCTAACGAATCTACAACATACCTCCACGATGGCATGGAACTGCCTGTCGAGGATTGGAGTCAGAATACCCATTCTTTTGATGAACTGACCAAGATTATTCGAGACACTCATGATGCAGCCCAAACCACTGCAGTTAAAGCGATAAACCGTATGCAGACAATGCGGAACTGGCTATATGGCTATTACATTATTGAATTTGAACAACATGGTAAAGATCGGGCTGAGTACGGAACTCAATTGTTGAAGAGACTGGAAGAAAGAGTGAACAGGAAAGGACTGACAGAAACCCTTTTCAAGAATTCAAGAAAGTTTTACCGACTTTATCCTCAAATGGTTGAGAACATCATTGGTGTAATAAGTCCGACAGTGTCGGACAAATTGTTGGAGACCAAAGATGCATCAGGGTTGTGCGATACTCAAATGACCGAAAATGAACACATAGAAAATAGTCCGACAGTGTCGGACGGATTCAGAACGACTGGCCAGATGATTATTTCTAGGCTATCATTTTCGCATATTGTCGAGATTATGACTGTTGATGATCCACTTGCACGTTACTTCTACGAACAGGAGTGCATCAAGTGTACATGGTCTGTGCGTGAGTTGCGCCGTCAAATAAGCACAAATCTCTATGTGCGTACAGGTATCAGCAGTAACCCTGAGAAGATGCTCTCGCTCCCTTCTTTACAAGGTCATGACAATAACGAATTACAGATACGCCAGCCATTCACATTTGAGTTCCTTGGTTTGAAGGCGAATGAGGTGGTTGGCGAGAAAGACATTGAGAATGCTCTTATCGACCACCTACAAGACTTTCTCCTTGAACTGGGCAAAGGATTCTGTTTTGAGTCACGCCAGAAGCGCATTATCATTGATGACGACTATTATTACCCTGACTTGGTGTTCTATAATAGAATCCTGCATTGTGGCGTAATTATTGAACTGAAGGACGAGGAGTTCTCACATCAGAACCTTGGTCAGCTCAATGCCTACGTTTCTCATTATAAGGAGCACGAGATGCAACCTGGCGACAATCCTCCTATTGGCATTCTTCTATGTACAAGAAAAGGCAAGAAGATGGTGGAATACGCTCTCGCCGGCATGGACAACCAACTCTTTGTATCAACCTACATGCTTCAGTTGCCAGACAAGAAAACGCTTGAAGAATTCCTGTTAAAACAGTTGGAAAAGTAA
- a CDS encoding helix-turn-helix transcriptional regulator translates to MTGNFIMLQDGELKAFITEIVQEILNGQKPVEQASLEEEYYTRDQVCDHLHVSTTKLWRMEKNGDITAHKLGRRSLYSKKAVDELIKSKNVNAKK, encoded by the coding sequence ATGACAGGAAATTTTATAATGTTACAGGATGGCGAGCTTAAAGCCTTCATAACAGAAATTGTACAAGAGATCTTAAACGGACAAAAGCCCGTAGAACAGGCATCGCTTGAAGAAGAGTATTACACACGTGACCAGGTATGTGACCATCTACATGTTTCCACCACCAAACTCTGGCGTATGGAGAAAAATGGTGACATCACTGCTCATAAACTTGGACGACGTAGCTTGTATTCAAAGAAGGCTGTTGATGAACTTATCAAGTCCAAGAATGTTAACGCTAAAAAATAA
- a CDS encoding DUF7833 domain-containing protein, producing the protein MNMFNLVARFWRMAEDSGSTTSEAALYFYLLNRANTQMWRMPIRCPTAIVCVYLNTSKQNVMKAREGLRRKGLITFTPGSGINDNPLYTLTESNEQLFGQMSGELSDKLPSQFSGQLSESLSPLKDKEKDKESSITNARMKTVLGLDDLERMFLADQEWIESVFRLLLSKGMTDASIEMVKEKVSMFFQYLRATGQSEREQNDCKNHFVNWLVKQPLNNKFYNGSNKQGHHDKCRAVEAIPTKSSDYEGSF; encoded by the coding sequence ATGAACATGTTTAATTTGGTAGCAAGGTTCTGGCGCATGGCAGAAGATTCTGGTTCTACCACCAGCGAAGCTGCGTTATACTTCTACTTGCTTAACAGAGCCAACACGCAGATGTGGAGAATGCCAATACGTTGTCCCACTGCGATAGTCTGTGTCTATCTCAATACAAGCAAACAAAATGTGATGAAGGCACGTGAGGGGTTGAGACGAAAGGGGCTCATAACTTTTACTCCTGGTTCTGGCATTAACGACAATCCTCTTTACACCTTAACGGAATCAAATGAACAGTTGTTTGGTCAGATGTCGGGCGAGTTGTCGGATAAGTTGCCGTCTCAATTCTCGGGTCAGTTGTCGGAGTCGTTGTCACCTTTAAAAGACAAAGAAAAAGACAAAGAAAGCTCAATAACAAACGCACGTATGAAAACAGTTTTGGGATTGGATGATTTGGAAAGAATGTTTCTTGCTGATCAAGAGTGGATAGAATCGGTATTCAGACTTCTTCTATCAAAAGGCATGACGGACGCAAGTATAGAGATGGTGAAGGAAAAAGTCAGTATGTTCTTTCAGTACCTGAGAGCAACTGGGCAGTCAGAAAGAGAACAGAATGACTGCAAGAATCATTTCGTAAATTGGCTGGTCAAACAGCCGTTAAACAACAAATTCTACAATGGAAGTAACAAGCAAGGACATCATGACAAGTGTAGAGCGGTTGAAGCAATACCTACTAAGTCGTCGGACTACGAAGGCTCGTTTTAG
- a CDS encoding ATP-binding protein → MTEEMAYNYLLAACMAEVEYRHREFIYNDEVKSQLNQMAHWLTSNDSKFGILLCGECGNGKSTMLKAFQQLLNHLEILNPDDHSSYGIRIVDAKYIAQLCKDNYQKFLELAKTDMLGIDDLGTEPMEVLAYGNVYTPVIDLLTKRYDEQLFTFITTNLTPQKIREHYKDRIADRLNEMVEKIIYTNDSYRTI, encoded by the coding sequence ATGACAGAAGAAATGGCCTACAACTATCTGTTGGCGGCATGTATGGCCGAGGTTGAGTATCGTCATCGTGAATTTATCTACAACGACGAAGTAAAGTCTCAGTTGAATCAGATGGCGCACTGGCTAACGTCCAATGATTCTAAGTTCGGAATACTCCTATGTGGAGAGTGCGGCAACGGTAAGAGTACTATGCTTAAAGCTTTTCAACAACTATTGAATCATTTGGAGATACTAAATCCCGATGACCATAGCAGCTACGGAATACGAATTGTGGATGCCAAATATATTGCCCAGTTGTGCAAGGATAACTATCAAAAGTTTCTGGAACTGGCGAAAACAGATATGCTTGGCATTGACGATTTGGGTACAGAACCCATGGAGGTATTGGCTTATGGTAACGTCTACACGCCCGTGATTGATTTGCTGACCAAGCGTTACGACGAGCAGCTGTTTACCTTTATAACCACGAATCTTACTCCTCAAAAAATCCGTGAACATTACAAAGACCGTATAGCAGACCGTCTCAATGAGATGGTTGAGAAAATTATCTACACTAATGACTCTTATCGAACAATTTAA
- a CDS encoding relaxase/mobilization nuclease domain-containing protein produces MMAKIKDNIASFGGRVNYVNNPKEKNSTILASNGLLLESNRTITESFNFQAAANPRVTNPSGHIAIGFALQDKSKMTDELMTTICLDYMARMGITETQFLLVRHRDKDHDHAHLLYNRVNYDRKTINANNFKKNMKVCRELSQKYGLYISSGNEQMNLDHLRGKEKHRYELMAKVTEALEESHSWDDFKEALLSEGVTVEFRFDKVIGERVGISFKDGEYKFKGSALGKDKFSLPALDRYFKYEEAKNKVYTDEYNQRYRIDPEFPDIRQYEYVENEDVTLVDKVHTDEPFDINNVFDFSQKFSDSGSSSADEGFGIGRKIAAAALELAMGGTEIAQTSGGGGNSSSGGWRDDDDDKEENKNKYKRKGRR; encoded by the coding sequence ATGATGGCGAAAATCAAGGATAACATTGCATCCTTTGGCGGACGTGTCAACTATGTCAACAACCCCAAGGAGAAGAACAGCACCATCCTTGCCAGCAATGGATTATTGCTTGAAAGTAATCGCACGATTACTGAGAGTTTCAATTTCCAGGCGGCAGCAAATCCAAGAGTCACGAATCCTTCTGGGCATATTGCCATTGGCTTTGCTCTTCAGGACAAGTCAAAAATGACTGATGAACTTATGACTACCATCTGTCTTGACTATATGGCACGAATGGGTATTACTGAAACTCAGTTTCTTCTTGTCAGACATAGGGACAAAGACCATGACCATGCTCACCTTTTATACAATAGGGTTAACTACGATAGGAAGACTATCAATGCTAATAACTTCAAGAAGAACATGAAGGTGTGTCGTGAACTTAGTCAGAAGTACGGACTTTATATTTCAAGCGGAAACGAGCAGATGAATCTTGATCATCTTCGAGGTAAGGAGAAGCATAGGTACGAACTTATGGCTAAAGTCACCGAGGCCCTGGAGGAAAGCCATAGCTGGGACGACTTCAAGGAGGCTCTTCTTTCTGAGGGTGTCACTGTTGAGTTCCGCTTTGACAAGGTGATTGGCGAGCGTGTTGGTATCAGTTTCAAAGATGGCGAGTACAAGTTCAAAGGTTCTGCCCTGGGCAAGGATAAGTTCTCTCTCCCTGCTCTCGACAGATACTTCAAATACGAGGAAGCCAAGAACAAGGTGTACACAGACGAGTACAACCAACGCTACAGAATTGATCCAGAGTTCCCGGATATACGTCAGTACGAATATGTGGAGAATGAGGATGTAACCCTTGTGGACAAAGTACACACCGATGAACCATTTGACATCAACAATGTGTTTGACTTCTCACAGAAATTCTCTGATTCTGGTTCAAGTTCTGCTGATGAAGGTTTTGGCATTGGTCGCAAAATTGCAGCTGCTGCTCTTGAACTGGCCATGGGTGGAACAGAAATAGCCCAGACTTCGGGCGGTGGCGGTAACAGTTCTTCCGGTGGATGGCGTGATGATGACGATGATAAAGAAGAGAACAAGAACAAGTATAAAAGAAAAGGAAGGAGGTGA